A stretch of the Methylacidiphilum caldifontis genome encodes the following:
- a CDS encoding TolC family protein, with translation MKKTSIRSLFISSCRRISILWITFFFNSSFLIGQSENLHFPLAIQKLVEEAYQRNPEILYYQAAIEAAKGQSIQAKILPYPEIVGYAGPWFSSPGQENGAGATGFYQEYEIVQPFFFPGKMNILKAISDKDGELARLWLDQFKLSLRAQVVSLAYQLSAAELNAKATMEVLNQSKELIEFLEKRPKIGIQGLLDLRIIQGSLVDFQRMNREQEQLKKSVLSQLNAILGYPPDHPLSQNILAPEQWPAVPSLETLLESASKHNLFIQMRRIEIEKAAKVIDAAKFVNIPDFGLGPYFVQEKGTNNNIGPGVIFTSGLPLWNQNRGNIISSEARKDQAVSMFASTWRSIQSSINTRLEVYRQATDLLSKVPPSLLDRLRSAAYLAERQYRLGAIPVQTFLEMQRQYVSSAITLRTAQIDAATALYDLQTLTGGGWSK, from the coding sequence ATGAAAAAAACATCTATTCGAAGCTTATTCATATCTTCTTGTCGAAGGATATCTATCCTTTGGATAACTTTCTTTTTCAACTCCTCTTTCTTAATAGGCCAATCTGAAAATCTTCATTTTCCTTTGGCCATTCAAAAGCTGGTAGAAGAAGCCTACCAAAGGAATCCCGAAATTCTCTATTACCAGGCGGCAATAGAAGCGGCTAAAGGCCAATCCATACAGGCAAAGATCCTCCCCTACCCAGAAATAGTAGGTTATGCGGGTCCATGGTTCAGTAGCCCCGGACAGGAAAATGGAGCTGGGGCAACAGGTTTTTACCAGGAATATGAAATTGTTCAACCTTTTTTCTTTCCAGGCAAAATGAACATTCTTAAGGCTATTTCAGACAAAGATGGAGAACTGGCTAGACTTTGGCTAGACCAATTCAAGTTAAGCTTAAGAGCACAGGTCGTCAGCCTTGCTTACCAGCTTAGTGCAGCGGAGCTTAACGCCAAAGCTACAATGGAAGTACTCAATCAAAGCAAAGAGCTGATTGAATTTTTGGAAAAAAGACCCAAAATCGGTATTCAAGGTCTTCTTGATTTGAGAATCATCCAGGGGAGTCTTGTTGACTTTCAAAGGATGAATAGAGAGCAAGAACAGCTTAAAAAATCGGTTCTTTCCCAGCTCAATGCTATTCTTGGATATCCCCCTGATCATCCTCTATCTCAAAATATCCTTGCTCCTGAGCAATGGCCTGCTGTCCCTAGTCTTGAAACACTTTTGGAATCAGCTAGCAAGCATAACCTTTTCATCCAGATGAGAAGGATAGAAATTGAAAAAGCGGCAAAAGTTATCGATGCCGCTAAATTTGTGAATATCCCCGACTTTGGACTGGGTCCTTATTTTGTCCAGGAAAAAGGAACCAACAACAACATAGGACCGGGAGTAATTTTCACAAGTGGGCTTCCTCTCTGGAACCAGAATCGTGGAAATATTATCAGTTCAGAAGCAAGAAAAGATCAAGCGGTTTCCATGTTTGCTTCCACGTGGAGATCGATCCAGAGTTCAATCAACACCAGGCTTGAAGTTTACAGGCAAGCAACCGATCTTTTATCCAAAGTTCCCCCCTCTCTTCTTGATCGTCTCCGCTCGGCTGCATACTTGGCTGAAAGACAATACCGATTAGGAGCTATCCCTGTTCAAACCTTTCTTGAAATGCAAAGACAATATGTTTCCAGCGCAATCACTTTAAGAACTGCTCAGATCGATGCCGCTACGGCTCTCTATGATCTTCAAACGCTGACCGGTGGAGGTTGGTCAAAATAA
- a CDS encoding efflux RND transporter periplasmic adaptor subunit, whose amino-acid sequence MKFYDNSVVPTFLLFLFVGFASLNHLLLYGQTSEVPSPQVVFEEPLAGLDPSSPPRFIPGSGLFLGAITEKEMGIQTTAAVEKEIAPLYLGESQVYRSSWEKSSRYNGQEEGFAYSTSFIDGKDSEKLNVGQRVHVKVKRAGSETLSYEGKIFYIDKELIPIIGKAEIILQISDPSHTLQVGDWINFETSLGLVASWLTIPESAILDTASGCFCYVFLGKGHYQRKPIEVAFVSQGLGAIRKGLEKGAEVVTQGAKQLWLLELSLSQSGGPSTY is encoded by the coding sequence ATGAAATTTTATGATAATTCGGTTGTGCCGACTTTCCTCCTTTTTCTATTTGTTGGCTTTGCCTCTTTAAACCATCTTCTCCTTTATGGTCAAACTAGCGAGGTGCCCTCCCCTCAGGTGGTTTTCGAAGAGCCGCTTGCTGGACTTGATCCTTCTTCGCCTCCCCGATTCATCCCCGGCTCAGGTCTATTTCTAGGGGCTATTACTGAAAAGGAAATGGGAATCCAAACCACAGCTGCAGTTGAAAAAGAGATCGCTCCTCTCTATTTGGGCGAAAGCCAGGTTTACAGGTCATCCTGGGAAAAATCCTCCCGATATAATGGTCAGGAAGAAGGATTTGCTTATTCAACATCTTTTATTGACGGTAAAGACAGCGAAAAACTCAATGTTGGCCAGCGAGTACATGTTAAGGTCAAAAGAGCTGGTTCTGAGACCCTCAGCTATGAAGGCAAAATTTTTTACATAGACAAAGAGCTTATTCCGATTATTGGCAAAGCCGAAATCATTCTACAGATTTCCGACCCCTCACACACTTTACAGGTTGGAGATTGGATCAATTTTGAAACATCACTGGGGTTGGTTGCCAGCTGGCTCACAATACCTGAATCGGCCATCCTCGACACGGCCAGTGGCTGTTTTTGCTATGTTTTCTTGGGAAAGGGCCATTATCAAAGAAAACCGATTGAAGTGGCTTTCGTTAGCCAGGGATTGGGGGCCATAAGAAAAGGGCTTGAAAAAGGCGCCGAGGTAGTAACCCAGGGAGCAAAGCAACTGTGGCTTCTTGAACTTTCCCTTTCACAATCTGGCGGCCCATCGACCTATTAA
- a CDS encoding efflux RND transporter permease subunit, giving the protein MINKIVFLSIERKEVVLGLAIVLFILGLLSFFHLPVDAVPDLSNVQVQINTYVPAYAPEEVEKLITFPIEIEMGGIPGLETIRSLSKFGLSQVTLIFKDGTNLYRSRQLVGERLLTASAKIPPNITPTMAPITTGLGEIFHYILKYRDGTQEKPSSELLQLIELRLLQEYTIRPMLRRVPGVADVNTSGGYQKLILVEPDPNRLTNVGITIGELGHIVGQNTEIAGGGVIDKAGEQLTVRSLGRVNTLEEIALIPIKYAGGSQPVLVKDVAKVDVGGNIRVGAATYNGSETVLGTVMMLVGENSRAVSQRVAKELELIQQRIPSAFEIIPVYNRADVVNATIKTVTHNLLEGALLVIAIIFVLLGNWRSSLLIASVIPMAFLFAIIIMFWLGLSGNLMSLGAIDFGLIVDGAVVVIENALRRLSLKEALLSRPLSLEEKKKELYDSTLQVINSVFFGILIITVVYIPILTLSGIEGKTFSPMAITVMLVLSGSLLLSLTYVPAAAVNVLKAPRELKESFVVHCLKKVYLKVLKWTLGYGRWIVLPAALLLIVASLWAFKRLGSEFIPRLDEGSVAAMIYRAWSTDLPSSVAMEEKTEKVLLENFPEINCIFSRVGTSEIATDPMPPNENDIYLMLKPKETWRKDKGKPISKEKLVDLISKEIAYRVPGQKVLFSQPIETRFNEMLEGVRTDLSIKWFGEDYDILTSLAKQTEAIVKGIAGTLETQIQAEGDAPSLEFVPDRQKMIQFNIEASEVNSAIFSSMAGNPVGLMIDGEKRYPITIRLPEQFRENPDVILNLPIKSIMGGLMPLSSICQYHIYKRPRAIFRENGTRYRAVMVSFNRKDIEGYVNEIRQKVEKQIHSPKGYYVEYTGQYQNLVKARNRLLFIVPSCLFLIFLLTYIALKNLGQSLLVISSVPFAATGGILSLFLLRMPFSISAAIGLIALSGISVLASLILVSFINHLVQEGYSLREAIERGCDLRFRPILTTASVASLGFIPMALSQGAGAEVQRPLAIVVIGGIGTSTFLTLLLLPLLYFYLEQRKEKKRKETYTVMKEREFLKRK; this is encoded by the coding sequence ATGATCAATAAAATTGTTTTTTTATCGATCGAAAGAAAAGAGGTGGTTTTAGGGTTGGCGATCGTCCTTTTTATCCTAGGGCTGTTGTCTTTCTTTCATCTGCCTGTGGATGCTGTTCCCGATCTTTCTAACGTTCAAGTCCAAATCAACACCTATGTGCCTGCCTATGCTCCCGAAGAGGTAGAAAAGCTCATCACCTTTCCTATAGAAATTGAAATGGGAGGCATACCTGGATTGGAAACGATCCGTTCTTTAAGTAAATTTGGTCTTTCCCAGGTCACCTTAATCTTCAAGGATGGAACAAATCTCTACCGAAGTAGACAGCTTGTGGGAGAAAGACTTCTTACAGCTAGCGCCAAGATTCCTCCAAACATCACTCCTACCATGGCCCCGATAACTACGGGACTCGGTGAAATTTTCCATTATATCCTCAAATATAGAGATGGAACCCAAGAAAAGCCTTCTTCTGAACTTCTTCAACTCATCGAGCTTCGTCTTTTACAAGAATACACGATAAGACCTATGCTCAGAAGAGTGCCTGGAGTAGCCGATGTCAATACGAGTGGGGGTTATCAAAAACTGATCCTCGTAGAACCCGATCCCAATAGGCTTACCAATGTCGGTATAACCATTGGAGAGCTGGGGCATATCGTTGGTCAAAATACTGAAATTGCTGGAGGAGGAGTAATCGATAAAGCAGGTGAACAGCTTACGGTGAGATCTCTGGGCAGAGTCAATACTCTTGAAGAAATTGCTTTAATTCCCATTAAATATGCTGGAGGGTCACAACCGGTGCTGGTTAAGGACGTCGCCAAGGTAGATGTGGGAGGAAACATTCGGGTAGGTGCTGCAACATACAACGGTTCTGAAACTGTTCTGGGTACAGTCATGATGCTTGTTGGAGAGAACAGCCGAGCTGTTTCCCAGCGCGTAGCCAAAGAGCTTGAACTCATTCAACAAAGAATTCCATCGGCCTTCGAAATCATCCCTGTTTACAATCGAGCTGACGTGGTAAACGCCACCATTAAAACAGTTACCCATAACTTATTGGAAGGAGCCCTGCTTGTCATCGCCATCATATTTGTACTCTTGGGGAACTGGAGAAGTTCTCTACTTATCGCTTCGGTGATCCCCATGGCTTTTCTCTTTGCTATAATTATCATGTTCTGGCTAGGGCTGTCGGGAAATCTGATGAGCTTAGGAGCGATCGATTTTGGTTTAATCGTTGACGGAGCCGTTGTCGTCATAGAAAATGCCCTTCGCAGACTGTCCCTCAAAGAGGCTCTTCTTTCAAGGCCTTTAAGTCTTGAAGAAAAAAAGAAGGAGTTATACGACTCTACCTTGCAGGTTATCAACTCGGTTTTCTTTGGTATCCTCATTATTACAGTGGTCTATATTCCAATACTGACCCTTTCGGGAATCGAAGGTAAAACCTTTAGTCCCATGGCCATCACCGTGATGCTTGTCCTTTCGGGCTCTTTACTCCTTAGCCTTACCTATGTTCCTGCTGCTGCCGTCAATGTTCTTAAAGCACCTAGAGAATTGAAAGAATCTTTTGTCGTTCATTGCTTAAAAAAAGTATACCTGAAGGTTCTCAAGTGGACCCTGGGTTATGGCCGATGGATAGTTTTACCCGCTGCTTTATTGTTGATTGTGGCTTCACTTTGGGCTTTTAAACGGCTTGGATCAGAGTTTATTCCTAGGCTTGACGAAGGTTCCGTTGCTGCGATGATTTACAGAGCATGGTCAACTGACCTACCTTCTTCTGTAGCGATGGAAGAGAAAACCGAAAAGGTTCTCTTGGAAAATTTTCCTGAAATCAACTGCATTTTCTCTCGTGTTGGCACCTCTGAAATTGCAACCGATCCGATGCCTCCCAATGAAAACGACATCTATTTGATGCTGAAACCAAAGGAAACATGGAGAAAAGATAAGGGCAAACCCATTTCAAAAGAGAAGCTGGTGGATTTGATTTCCAAAGAAATAGCTTACAGGGTACCCGGACAAAAGGTCCTTTTTTCGCAACCCATTGAAACGCGGTTTAACGAAATGCTCGAAGGGGTACGAACAGACCTTTCAATCAAGTGGTTCGGAGAAGACTACGATATTCTCACTTCTCTGGCAAAACAAACTGAAGCCATTGTAAAAGGCATAGCGGGCACCCTTGAAACACAAATCCAGGCCGAAGGAGATGCTCCTTCCCTTGAATTTGTCCCTGACCGCCAGAAAATGATCCAATTTAATATTGAAGCTAGCGAAGTCAATTCGGCCATTTTTTCATCCATGGCGGGTAATCCTGTAGGCCTTATGATTGATGGAGAAAAGCGCTATCCCATCACCATCAGGCTTCCCGAACAATTCCGAGAAAATCCAGATGTAATCCTCAACTTGCCTATAAAATCCATCATGGGGGGCTTAATGCCTCTTTCCTCTATTTGCCAGTATCACATCTATAAGCGGCCTCGAGCTATTTTCAGAGAAAATGGTACCCGTTACCGTGCCGTCATGGTGAGCTTTAACAGGAAAGATATTGAAGGCTACGTAAACGAAATCCGACAAAAAGTTGAAAAACAAATTCATTCACCCAAGGGGTATTACGTCGAATATACGGGTCAGTATCAGAACTTGGTTAAAGCTAGAAACCGGCTTTTATTTATCGTTCCCAGCTGTCTTTTCTTGATTTTTCTATTGACTTATATTGCCCTGAAGAATCTAGGGCAAAGCCTATTAGTGATTAGTAGTGTTCCTTTTGCCGCCACTGGAGGGATATTGTCTCTTTTTTTGTTACGCATGCCTTTTAGCATATCTGCAGCGATCGGTTTGATAGCGCTATCGGGTATATCGGTGCTCGCCTCCCTTATTCTTGTCAGTTTTATTAATCATCTGGTGCAGGAAGGTTATAGTCTGCGGGAGGCTATCGAAAGAGGATGTGATTTGAGATTTAGGCCTATACTGACCACAGCTTCCGTTGCAAGCCTTGGTTTTATTCCCATGGCTTTGTCTCAAGGAGCAGGTGCTGAAGTTCAAAGGCCACTTGCGATTGTCGTTATCGGAGGTATTGGAACTTCAACTTTTCTGACTTTGCTTCTACTGCCACTCCTTTACTTCTACCTGGAGCAGAGAAAGGAGAAAAAAAGAAAAGAAACTTACACGGTAATGAAAGAACGAGAATTTCTGAAAAGAAAATAA
- a CDS encoding L,D-transpeptidase family protein, whose product MIFFLIFAFHENHWGIERIQRASQWFNHSKDLLSVAEIIISLAEQKIYVYGTNGKLIALSIISSGRDKHATPPGEYQVIEKEMIHYSNLYGYIIDRKNNIIRPASAKEKIPHNYHFKGAPMPYFLRLTKNGIGLHGGLTTGRPLSHGCIRLPMDFAAKLYSITPLHTRILIFD is encoded by the coding sequence TTGATTTTTTTTCTCATTTTTGCCTTTCACGAAAACCATTGGGGGATTGAGAGGATACAAAGGGCCAGCCAATGGTTTAATCATTCCAAGGACCTCCTATCGGTCGCAGAAATCATTATTAGCTTAGCGGAACAAAAAATTTATGTCTATGGAACGAATGGGAAACTTATCGCTCTTTCAATTATTTCTTCAGGCAGGGATAAACATGCCACTCCTCCAGGTGAATACCAGGTCATCGAAAAAGAAATGATCCATTATTCCAATCTTTACGGTTATATCATCGATCGAAAAAATAACATTATTAGGCCAGCCAGTGCTAAAGAAAAAATTCCTCACAACTACCATTTCAAAGGAGCCCCCATGCCCTATTTTCTTCGGCTCACCAAAAATGGTATCGGTTTACATGGAGGCCTGACTACAGGCAGGCCTCTTTCCCATGGCTGCATTCGTTTGCCCATGGATTTCGCAGCCAAGCTCTATTCCATAACTCCCTTGCATACTCGTATACTCATCTTTGATTAG
- a CDS encoding hydantoinase B/oxoprolinase family protein — protein MDPIELEIFKSLFVYVAEEMGIALRRTAFSPNIKERRDYSCALYNKDGLLIAQGDHMPVHLGSMPMAVRRVIRSVPMKRGDVVILNDPFEGGTHLPDITMISGVFVENADDSPFFYVASRAHHSDIGGIAPGSMTLTREIYQEGLRIPAVKLVEEGKWNEDLLNLILSNVRTPSEREGDLTAQLAANRIGEKRLLEMISKYGKEKIALAMKELIDYTARVVEKRIDQIPEGTYKAIDYLDDDGISSDPIPIQVAIQKKEKSLLIDFNGSSPQVEGNVNAVFSITLSAVVYVIRALLPEAVPANAGLLSSVQVIAPTATVVNAVYPASVAGGNVETSQRVVDVLLRALHQALPDTIPAASSGTMNNLSFGGINAETGEPFSYYETIGGGMGGGPLGDGDSAVHTHMTNSLNTPIEAMEYSLPVRIKRYAIREGSGGGGEKKGGDGIVREIEFLQPMTVSLLSDRRKFAPYGLWGGEEGKKGENLLIGKDGEIPLPSKKMFTVQKGDILRISTPGGGGWGKKG, from the coding sequence ATGGACCCGATTGAGCTTGAAATATTTAAATCTTTATTTGTTTATGTCGCCGAAGAAATGGGAATTGCCTTAAGACGAACGGCATTTTCACCAAACATCAAGGAAAGAAGAGATTACTCTTGTGCTCTTTACAATAAGGACGGTCTTCTTATAGCCCAGGGTGATCACATGCCTGTCCATCTTGGTTCAATGCCCATGGCGGTAAGGCGGGTAATTCGTTCTGTTCCCATGAAAAGAGGAGATGTTGTTATTCTCAACGATCCTTTTGAAGGAGGAACTCATTTACCGGATATTACGATGATCTCGGGGGTATTTGTTGAAAATGCAGATGACTCTCCTTTTTTCTATGTGGCTTCTCGAGCTCATCATTCCGATATTGGAGGTATTGCTCCGGGGTCAATGACTTTGACCAGAGAAATTTATCAAGAAGGATTACGGATCCCAGCGGTTAAACTTGTCGAAGAAGGAAAATGGAATGAAGATCTTTTGAACCTTATCCTTTCTAACGTGCGAACCCCTTCTGAGAGAGAAGGGGATTTGACCGCTCAGCTTGCGGCCAATCGGATTGGAGAGAAAAGGCTACTGGAAATGATTTCCAAGTATGGAAAGGAAAAAATAGCTTTAGCCATGAAAGAGCTTATCGATTATACGGCTAGAGTGGTTGAAAAAAGAATCGATCAGATACCCGAAGGGACCTATAAAGCTATCGATTACTTGGATGACGATGGGATTTCTTCCGATCCTATTCCTATCCAGGTAGCTATTCAAAAAAAAGAAAAGAGTCTTTTGATCGACTTTAACGGATCTTCTCCACAGGTTGAAGGCAATGTCAACGCGGTCTTTTCAATTACCTTGTCTGCAGTAGTTTACGTGATCCGTGCGCTGTTGCCTGAGGCTGTCCCTGCAAATGCTGGGTTATTGTCCTCAGTCCAGGTTATAGCTCCTACAGCTACTGTTGTTAATGCTGTTTATCCAGCATCTGTAGCTGGAGGCAATGTTGAAACGTCTCAAAGAGTGGTTGACGTCTTGCTGAGAGCTTTACATCAGGCTCTTCCCGATACGATTCCTGCAGCAAGCAGTGGGACTATGAACAATCTTAGTTTCGGAGGCATAAATGCTGAGACAGGAGAGCCTTTTAGCTATTATGAAACGATTGGAGGTGGAATGGGAGGAGGACCCTTGGGTGATGGAGATAGTGCGGTTCATACGCATATGACAAATTCTTTGAATACCCCTATTGAAGCAATGGAATATAGCTTACCTGTTCGCATAAAGCGGTATGCCATCCGGGAAGGTTCAGGAGGTGGTGGAGAAAAAAAAGGAGGAGATGGGATTGTTCGTGAAATCGAGTTTTTGCAGCCAATGACCGTTTCCCTTCTTTCCGACCGGAGAAAATTCGCTCCTTACGGTCTTTGGGGTGGAGAAGAGGGAAAGAAAGGAGAAAATCTTTTGATTGGAAAGGATGGAGAAATCCCATTGCCTTCAAAAAAAATGTTCACCGTACAGAAAGGCGATATTTTAAGAATTTCAACTCCTGGAGGAGGAGGATGGGGGAAAAAAGGCTAA
- a CDS encoding hydantoinase/oxoprolinase family protein: protein MVVRIGVDIGGTFTDFVIFDGRTLHRLKRRSTTERPEEGLVEGIKTALGMFDQLSSFEIVHGTTVGTNAILEGKGAKTALFTTKGFEDILEIGRQNRPSLYKLGPSKPPSLVPRFLRFGVPERITKEGKILQRVDLSVVNSALEKLKEHEIESIAVCFLFSFTNPVHEKEVGFFLRRKGYAVSLSHEILSEYREYERTTTTVLNAKIGPVVSKYIEGAIKLLDSWAAAQYGDRFVHQLHKNSFFRVMQSNGGVLSAKGIRKNPLLTVLSGPAGGVCAAASLAKYCGLEKVVTVDMGGTSTDVSYFIEGQIEKTTEAEIGGYPFGTPIVAIKSIAAGGGSIVRVDAGGALRVGPQSAGADPGPICYGRGDNITVTDAHLILGRLLDTVFMDGQLRLDRERTWRLFEKFCSEQLPDFIEKEGGIQKAVIGLAQGILDITNLQMAKAIEFMTVSKGQDPREFTLMVFGGAGGLHGCDLADTLGISLVVVPRDPGLFCSLGVLLSDVVKDYSLSCIRPLDSFEGTEIDWIFSKLEREAQKDLEEEGIAQVRRFFSRFIDLRYKGQSFEISLPYGSEMTREFHRKHEERYGYCDWSRTIETVTFRLRAIGVLDKISFPRMPLSGSIPSPEAKLDTRMVFFQKKEWLTPFYLREKLKGGNKLKGPAVIVEYSATTVINPSYEASVDSFGNLFISKIG, encoded by the coding sequence ATGGTTGTACGAATTGGCGTAGACATAGGAGGGACTTTTACGGATTTTGTCATTTTTGATGGAAGGACTCTCCACCGGCTAAAGCGACGGTCAACAACTGAACGGCCAGAAGAAGGGTTAGTAGAAGGGATAAAAACAGCCCTGGGAATGTTTGATCAGCTCTCATCTTTTGAAATTGTTCATGGGACGACTGTAGGTACTAATGCTATTCTTGAAGGGAAGGGAGCCAAGACCGCTCTTTTTACCACAAAAGGATTTGAAGATATACTTGAGATAGGTAGGCAGAATCGACCTTCACTCTACAAACTTGGACCATCTAAGCCCCCTTCTCTTGTACCCCGTTTTCTTCGTTTTGGGGTTCCGGAAAGGATAACAAAGGAAGGAAAAATACTCCAAAGAGTGGATCTTTCCGTTGTGAACTCTGCACTAGAAAAGCTCAAAGAGCATGAGATTGAAAGTATCGCTGTCTGTTTTCTTTTTTCTTTTACTAACCCTGTCCACGAAAAAGAAGTCGGATTCTTTTTGAGACGTAAAGGCTACGCAGTAAGCTTATCTCACGAAATCCTCTCTGAATATAGGGAGTATGAAAGGACAACCACCACTGTGCTTAATGCGAAAATTGGCCCTGTTGTATCGAAATACATCGAGGGGGCCATAAAGTTGCTTGATAGTTGGGCAGCTGCCCAATATGGAGATCGGTTTGTTCATCAACTACACAAGAATTCATTTTTCAGGGTTATGCAATCCAATGGGGGAGTTCTTTCAGCAAAGGGGATCAGGAAGAACCCGCTTTTAACCGTTCTTTCTGGACCTGCTGGGGGAGTATGCGCAGCGGCTTCCTTGGCCAAGTATTGTGGTCTAGAAAAAGTGGTGACTGTGGATATGGGAGGAACTTCGACAGACGTAAGCTATTTTATTGAAGGACAGATCGAAAAGACGACGGAGGCGGAGATAGGGGGCTATCCTTTTGGAACGCCTATCGTCGCAATCAAATCGATCGCTGCGGGTGGAGGCTCGATTGTTCGTGTTGATGCAGGAGGAGCTTTACGCGTAGGTCCTCAGAGTGCAGGTGCCGATCCGGGTCCTATCTGCTATGGCAGGGGAGATAACATAACCGTAACTGACGCTCATCTTATTTTGGGAAGGCTTTTGGATACAGTTTTTATGGATGGACAATTAAGGCTGGATCGGGAGAGAACATGGAGGCTTTTCGAAAAATTCTGTAGCGAACAACTTCCTGATTTTATTGAAAAGGAAGGGGGAATCCAGAAAGCGGTCATCGGGCTTGCTCAAGGAATACTCGATATAACCAATCTCCAGATGGCCAAGGCTATTGAGTTCATGACGGTCTCCAAGGGACAGGATCCGAGGGAGTTCACGCTGATGGTTTTCGGAGGTGCAGGTGGGCTCCACGGCTGTGACCTTGCTGATACCCTTGGAATTTCTCTTGTTGTAGTCCCTAGGGATCCTGGACTATTCTGTTCTCTTGGAGTACTTTTATCGGACGTGGTTAAAGATTATTCTTTAAGTTGTATCCGACCTTTAGATTCCTTTGAAGGGACAGAAATCGATTGGATTTTTAGTAAACTCGAAAGGGAAGCCCAGAAGGATTTGGAAGAAGAGGGTATTGCTCAAGTTCGACGATTTTTCAGCCGGTTTATCGATTTGCGTTACAAAGGACAATCATTTGAGATTAGCCTCCCTTACGGTTCAGAAATGACCAGGGAATTTCATCGGAAACATGAAGAAAGGTATGGATATTGTGATTGGTCAAGGACAATAGAAACGGTGACTTTCAGGTTGAGGGCTATAGGTGTTTTAGACAAAATTTCTTTTCCTAGGATGCCTCTGAGCGGAAGTATCCCATCTCCTGAAGCAAAGCTTGACACAAGAATGGTTTTTTTCCAGAAAAAAGAGTGGCTTACCCCGTTTTATCTCAGGGAAAAATTGAAGGGGGGAAACAAGTTAAAAGGACCAGCAGTGATTGTTGAATACAGTGCAACAACGGTTATTAATCCTTCTTATGAGGCTAGCGTTGATAGTTTTGGTAACCTTTTCATCTCTAAAATAGGCTGA